AGAGTGACTGTTCCGCTCGTCGGCTCCTCTTTTTTCATGATGATCTTAAAGAGAGTCGACTTGCCTGCTCCGTTAGGCCCAGTCAGACCGTAGCGCTTCCCGGGGCTAAAGGTGACGGTGACATTTTCGAATAGAACGCGGCTTCCGATCTTCTTTGAGATTTCGTTTAGTGTAATCATGGATTGAGTTTTTGTTTTTGGATTGTCTATATTAACACACAAATGGCTGACGTCAAGATAGTAATAGGTCAATTTTTAGAGTATTTGCGGGTGGTAAGAGGCTCCTCTTCCCATACGATCCGCAACTATGGGCTAGATCTAGAGGGGTTTAGATCCTATTTAGAAAGTCAAAATAGTTCTATAGATCTAGCAAGCGTCGGCAAGCGCGAAATCCGAGGCTACTTAGCTGAACTCAATGCGAAAGAGGCAAAAAAGAGAACGATACTCAGACGCCTCTCTAGTCTGCGCTCGTTTTTCAATTTCTTAAGTAGAGAGAAGCTGATCTCTCTGAACCCGATGGATGAGATCGACTCTCCCAAGCTCGATAAGACGATTCCCGCCTCTCTCACCTACGATCAGGTCGAGCGCCTCTTTTCAGCGCCAGATACTACGAGCTACCTCGGCCTTCGAGACCGCTGCATCATGGAGCTCTTCTACAGCTCAGGCCTGCGCATCAGCGAACTGGCCGCCTTAAATCGCACAGATGTTGATTTTGTAGAGAGACTCGTCCGCGTGATGGGTAAAGGAAAAAAGCAGCGCGTCGTCCCTGTAACGCAGACAGCTGTCTCCTGGATTCAGAAGTATTTAAATGATCCTCAGCGCCACCTCAGTTCAGATGTCCACCAGCCCGAGGAGGATAGCTCTGCACTCTTTTTGAATAAGTGGGGAAGGCGCATTACCGTGCGATCGATCGACCGCAAATTCGAGCAGTACCTGCTCGCTTCGGG
The Chlamydiales bacterium genome window above contains:
- a CDS encoding tyrosine recombinase XerC, which gives rise to MADVKIVIGQFLEYLRVVRGSSSHTIRNYGLDLEGFRSYLESQNSSIDLASVGKREIRGYLAELNAKEAKKRTILRRLSSLRSFFNFLSREKLISLNPMDEIDSPKLDKTIPASLTYDQVERLFSAPDTTSYLGLRDRCIMELFYSSGLRISELAALNRTDVDFVERLVRVMGKGKKQRVVPVTQTAVSWIQKYLNDPQRHLSSDVHQPEEDSSALFLNKWGRRITVRSIDRKFEQYLLASGLSGKITPHTIRHTIATHWLEKGMDLKTIQMLLGHSSLGTTTIYTQVSTRLKRDVYQKAHPLSLGEK